In Desulforegula conservatrix Mb1Pa, a single genomic region encodes these proteins:
- a CDS encoding response regulator yields MIRKVLIADDDQTLLKLLSKKFEKFSGVFEPVLALDGINAVNILEKEAVSLVISDLQMPRLDGFALLSHIKEFYPDIPVIIITAFGKPKSRQVILSQGAVEYLEKPIVIDDLANMILKYLNKETEGGLLNNASLEMFIQLIEMELKTCTIRVNDKKSDKKGVLFFKEGELVDARIGKAHGNQAAYKIFAWSEVSISIENHCLQKRRIIEGDLQAILLEAMRLKDESTNDGLSLDEDDEINSVNTAPQNAQPLGILNNQPVIEAPVISPIKILENKLKKSAKAALGIENIKIESEKEALLEYIAMLGELFKCGSLKLISIAESDKPEKIIVPGNDIISIELGPKSSRDDIIKILS; encoded by the coding sequence ATGATTAGAAAGGTCCTGATCGCAGATGATGATCAAACCCTGCTTAAATTATTATCAAAAAAATTTGAAAAATTCAGCGGCGTCTTTGAACCGGTTTTAGCTCTGGATGGCATCAACGCTGTAAATATACTTGAAAAAGAAGCTGTTTCGCTTGTCATTTCTGATCTTCAGATGCCAAGGCTTGACGGTTTTGCGTTGCTGAGCCACATTAAAGAGTTTTATCCTGATATACCAGTGATAATAATAACGGCTTTCGGTAAACCCAAGTCCAGACAGGTCATCCTGAGCCAGGGAGCAGTTGAATATTTAGAAAAACCGATTGTTATAGACGATCTTGCGAATATGATTCTCAAGTATCTTAACAAAGAGACCGAAGGCGGACTTCTAAATAATGCTTCTCTTGAAATGTTCATACAGCTGATAGAAATGGAGCTAAAGACCTGTACCATAAGGGTTAATGACAAAAAAAGTGACAAAAAAGGTGTCCTCTTTTTTAAAGAAGGCGAGCTTGTTGACGCCAGAATAGGAAAAGCCCACGGGAACCAGGCTGCCTATAAAATATTTGCCTGGTCAGAAGTATCAATTTCGATAGAGAACCATTGCCTTCAGAAAAGACGTATTATAGAAGGAGACCTTCAGGCAATTCTGCTCGAAGCAATGCGCCTGAAAGACGAATCAACGAATGACGGGCTCTCCCTTGATGAAGATGATGAAATAAATTCTGTTAATACAGCACCCCAAAATGCTCAGCCTTTAGGCATCTTAAATAATCAGCCGGTCATAGAAGCCCCAGTTATAAGTCCTATAAAAATACTTGAGAACAAACTGAAAAAATCGGCAAAAGCCGCTTTGGGAATTGAAAATATAAAAATAGAGTCAGAAAAGGAAGCTCTACTTGAATATATAGCAATGCTTGGCGAGCTGTTTAAGTGCGGATCGTTGAAACTGATTTCTATAGCAGAGAGTGATAAACCTGAAAAAATTATCGTGCCTGGCAATGATATCATTTCAATAGAACTCGGCCCCAAGTCGTCAAGAGATGACATAATAAAAATATTAAGCTAA
- a CDS encoding HAMP domain-containing protein yields the protein MTLICEECGKIYHIDPEKLKSKLKGDVAKTKCHVCGHVIVITKNALDSADSGVFTDGEVQVHYSGSTSKKEIPDLDLPDSSEASGTDSLAEVKAAPESVSKPKQVRAKTLTSSATRKSGFGLRSKMFVLFLIIPILIMAATGAFTQKKLNELSEKITSESTQIITKIAEEIISDKSRAAALQCKIYLLSHPDLTTDNFNYDLEFKRISVQRIGITGYTILFERPGPDQGDEGFVIWTHPNPKLIGRPALNILKEQTGDDFPKLIKLLDRVKQGKEAGGYYRWKEKDSDFRDKYMACAPIEGTRYFIMSTAYIDEFTSQVNKLKEDTKAVTFDTLKINIAILIGAMLIMGIIITVYGYRITKNIKYLTNAADSISVGELDTEINLKSTDEIGALAEAISRMQDSLRLSIERLRKRR from the coding sequence ATGACGCTTATTTGTGAAGAGTGCGGGAAAATTTACCACATTGACCCTGAAAAACTCAAAAGCAAGCTCAAGGGAGATGTTGCAAAAACAAAATGCCATGTCTGCGGTCATGTAATTGTCATCACAAAAAATGCACTTGACTCTGCTGATTCCGGAGTTTTTACGGATGGCGAAGTACAGGTTCATTATTCAGGGAGCACGTCTAAAAAAGAGATTCCCGATCTTGATCTGCCTGATAGTTCTGAAGCAAGTGGCACTGACAGTTTAGCCGAGGTTAAAGCAGCCCCGGAGTCCGTATCCAAGCCAAAGCAGGTTAGAGCCAAAACACTTACAAGTTCAGCCACCAGAAAGTCGGGATTCGGACTTAGATCAAAAATGTTTGTCCTCTTCCTGATTATCCCGATTCTGATTATGGCGGCTACAGGCGCGTTTACACAGAAAAAGCTTAATGAACTTTCTGAAAAGATTACATCTGAAAGTACCCAGATAATCACTAAAATTGCTGAAGAGATAATTTCAGACAAATCAAGGGCAGCGGCTCTGCAATGTAAAATATATCTTCTCAGTCACCCTGACCTTACCACAGACAACTTCAATTATGATCTGGAATTCAAGAGAATCTCAGTTCAAAGAATAGGTATTACCGGTTACACCATTCTCTTTGAAAGACCTGGGCCTGATCAAGGCGATGAGGGGTTTGTAATATGGACACACCCAAACCCTAAACTCATAGGCCGTCCAGCTCTTAATATTTTAAAAGAACAAACCGGCGACGACTTCCCTAAGCTGATCAAGCTTCTTGACAGAGTAAAACAAGGTAAAGAAGCCGGCGGGTACTACAGATGGAAGGAAAAAGACAGTGACTTCAGGGACAAGTACATGGCTTGTGCTCCAATAGAAGGAACTCGTTATTTTATAATGAGTACAGCCTATATTGATGAATTCACCAGCCAGGTAAACAAGCTGAAAGAGGACACAAAAGCGGTTACGTTTGACACTCTTAAAATCAACATTGCCATCCTCATAGGCGCAATGCTCATCATGGGTATTATAATTACAGTTTATGGTTACAGAATCACCAAGAACATAAAATACCTTACAAATGCGGCTGACAGTATCAGCGTAGGAGAGCTTGACACAGAGATCAATCTCAAATCCACCGATGAAATAGGCGCGCTTGCAGAAGCTATTTCAAGAATGCAGGACAGTCTGCGTCTGTCTATAGAACGATTAAGAAAAAGACGATAA
- a CDS encoding winged helix-turn-helix domain-containing protein gives MYSGDFKNIVFKRVISANFGEVSLDSKMLTVLMEIDGTKDVLTIASNTGLDFSLCAEVLKKLARINLIEPVNSTTDEPKEKSIDETFIKKLLSEFSMAVGPIAEVIYEDEVADMGESIDDFPQKKIVELVNRLAAQIPRDDKRISFKQAMANAIKALKIS, from the coding sequence ATGTATTCCGGTGATTTTAAAAACATTGTATTCAAGAGGGTGATATCTGCAAATTTCGGAGAAGTATCTCTGGACAGCAAGATGCTAACCGTTTTGATGGAGATTGACGGGACCAAAGATGTCCTTACGATAGCCTCAAATACAGGTCTTGATTTTTCACTATGTGCTGAAGTATTGAAAAAACTTGCCCGTATTAATTTAATAGAGCCGGTTAATAGCACAACAGATGAACCAAAGGAAAAGTCCATTGACGAGACTTTCATAAAAAAACTCCTTTCGGAATTTTCAATGGCTGTAGGGCCAATAGCCGAAGTAATATACGAAGACGAAGTTGCAGATATGGGAGAATCCATTGACGATTTTCCCCAGAAAAAAATTGTGGAACTTGTAAATAGACTTGCAGCCCAGATACCAAGGGATGACAAAAGGATCTCATTCAAACAGGCTATGGCAAACGCCATTAAAGCCTTGAAAATATCTTAA
- a CDS encoding GTP-binding protein — MALINPKKKEVQIKIVYYGPGRGGKTTNLEYINEKFKSRIKSEMVTVKTYGDRTLFFDFLPLDIGTIMGHTIKIQFYTVPGQVKYNATRRLVLRGVDGIVFVADSMSLRREMNIKSLQNLEENLQSFNKDITKIPIVLQYNKRDLAKHNIPLLSVESMQNDLNSKMNAPYFCASAITGENVALTMKKIISLTVTSLKKKLEDK; from the coding sequence TTGGCTTTAATAAATCCTAAGAAAAAAGAAGTTCAGATTAAAATTGTTTATTACGGGCCTGGAAGAGGCGGAAAAACCACAAACCTCGAATATATTAATGAAAAATTCAAGAGCCGCATAAAAAGCGAAATGGTGACCGTAAAAACCTATGGGGACCGTACCCTCTTTTTTGACTTTCTTCCTCTTGATATAGGTACGATTATGGGGCACACAATAAAAATTCAGTTTTATACTGTGCCAGGCCAGGTTAAATACAACGCAACAAGAAGACTTGTGCTTAGAGGCGTAGATGGAATCGTTTTCGTAGCGGATTCGATGTCTTTAAGAAGAGAGATGAATATAAAATCACTTCAGAATCTTGAAGAAAATCTTCAGTCCTTCAATAAAGACATTACTAAAATACCAATTGTATTGCAGTATAACAAACGGGACCTGGCAAAACATAATATCCCCCTCCTTTCGGTTGAATCTATGCAGAATGACCTCAACTCAAAAATGAATGCACCATATTTCTGTGCCAGTGCAATAACAGGTGAAAATGTCGCCCTGACGATGAAAAAAATTATTTCCCTAACTGTAACGTCTCTAAAAAAGAAATTGGAGGATAAATAA